aaactgattttTGGAACTGAATACTTGACCAGTTGTGATATTAAATCTCCGTCTCCAGTCATGTGTctcgaacatccactgtccaagtaCCAGACTGAATCTTTGGTCAGTTTATCTGCAACATGCAATCATGGATAATGAATAAAATTGGTACCCAAATCTATTTGGGTcttgaactgattagtcctttaggaacccagacttggatcagtcgAACTGACTTTCTAGTTGCTATGTTGCAAATTGATTTACCTAGTTTTTTTGTGTGAGGTGCGTTGTGTCCAGTTGATACAATATGCGTTTTAGTTTTGTTTGCCTTGTTGTTTATCTGATATATTTTTTGAACTGGCTTACATTTATAGTAGTGATTGTAATAGTCATTCACAGAGTTCTACTTGTTACTGGACTGTTTAGGTGACCAGCTGCTCGTATCAGTTGAGCTCTTTGGGCTATATCCAATCTCATGTCTGTTGGTCTTGTTCGTCTTTTCAATCGGTTGTTCAACCGGCATACTTAGCTCAGGTTGTTCATGTTCCACAACTAATTTGACAAAGTGATATTCAGTCTGGCATTACACCGCTGGATGAAGGTTCATTCTTGCTGTTAAAGCCTAAAACAGTTTTATCTCCAACGGATTTCTGCAATCCTTTCATATCAGTCAATGTAACTGATGACTTGGTCCAGACCTAGATCAGATTAGTTAGTCTCGAATTTTCAGACTTTAACTGCTGAATCATAGGCTGGTTCTCATCCTTTTTCTTTGTCAACTCAGCAATCTCTTCTTTAAAATTTGACAGATCAATTGATTATGAACAATCAGTTTCAATTTTGTCGTCTTTAGGATCATTTTGCTTTACTTTAGCTTCCTAAAAGGAGAGAGCAAGTTTTCGGTACTCATTTACCTTGTCATTTAGtgttgaaataagttcttctcgTATAAAATCAGTTGAAATTAAATCGAATACCTGTTCACAGTTGGATTCCAGTTCAGCATCATTAGCCATGAGGCATCTTTTTCATCACTTGAGCTGCTTGAGCTCTCAGAGTCTGATGCATCACTGTCAATTTCTGCCCATTTGGATTTCTTTTCTTCAGCCACTAAGGCTTTATGCTtctttcttgaagatttcttgTCATCGTTAGATCTCATTATGTGCTCAAAAGGCTTCTTTCCCTTTTCAACTGATATTCTGTTGTCCTTCTTCGGCTTGGGAAAGTCAGCTATGAAGTGACCCATTTTGCCaaagttgtagcaagcattgaGTTCATCCTTGGATTCATTCCTATGATAGAGCTTCTCGAATGATATTTGGTTATTCCTCTtgaaccttccaaactttttgacaaacaatgatATCACATCATTTCTTAGCTGTTCAACAGTCTTCTTAGCTGAAACTATTGGTACCAGTTTCAGAGCACTTAGAGCATTTGTGAATGGTGGAATTGACTGTTCACCCTCTCTTGTTTGAATTTCGAATTCATATGCTTTTAATTCTGCAAACAATTCATGGAGTTCCACTTTGTTCAGATCTTTTGACTCTCGCATGGCCATTGTCTTGACATCCCACTCCTTGGAAAGACCATGCATTACTTTCAGTGTAActattttatttgaatacacTTTTCCCAATATATTTAGTTCATTGACAATGCTGCTTACTCGTTCATCAAATTTATTCAACGATTCACCAAGTTTCATTATGATGTTGTCGAATTTCTATGCAGCAACTGAAAGTTTACTTTCCTTGGTTTGCGCATTGTCTTCGCATAGCTGAATCAGTTTCTCCAAAAATTCTTTGGCAGATTCACACATCTTTTTTTTGCTGAATGTGTTCATATCCAGCGTCTTGTATAGTATATCATTGGCAACATTATCCAAGTTAGATTTTCTTTTGTCCCCGCTTGTCCACTCATCATGTGGTTTCTCAATACGATGAGGTGGTCCATCAGTTAGAGCATTAGTAGTGTTTGCTTTCATTATCTGCATTGAtccatcagttatgacgtaccacatataATCATCTTGTGCatctaaatgagcctgcattctaatttttcaatcatcaaattcttctctggagaacataggaatcTTGTTGAATGAAGTAATGGTTATCAGATGTTGTTAGGATCAGTTAATGTGGgcaaagtgtttagaaggggggttgaataaacactcgtatgttttttggatttttttcgaATGTGAGTCAGTTTTTTGAGTAACTGATTTCGAAATATTGTATGTCAATATCAATCCGTTAACTAAAATAATAcggaaataaactgaaagaTGGATTTAAATAGTTTAGCTAGGGTACTGTAAAAACTGAAGGTAACGAGAATTGAATACACTGATTTTTATGGATATTCAGAGacttcaaacactcctacgtgACCCCTTATATCTCAAAGAtaggttttcactaaaagattTCGATTAATTACAACAGATGTAATAACTCATTTCAATTTGGACTTAAACActaccaaactgaaactctaaGTTTTTCTTACACTTATCAGTTGATAATTGAATTGCTCAAATGAGTAGCATGATTGCTATGGATAAATCAGTGAAGTGTGAGATTTAAATTGCGATTTGCAAACTAGATGAAAACTTAAGAATGAATCGCAACTGACTGATAACTGATTGTTCTTTTTGTAGTTGTGTAACTGATATTTGCGTAAAAAAGCGTCTCTTATCCACAACTGAATTTCTCATCTATTTATAGTCTTTGATTCCAACggtcacattgaatgcattaattaatGATGTACGTTGAATCGTCTTTTTATCCATGTACACATCATTTTTAACAATAGTACGATGTATCAGAATGTTGTGCGCTGACTGATATGCTCAGGTACGGAATGTCAGTTTGTCTGCTTGAAATTCAAGCGGTAACTGATGAAATTTGTAATTTCTCAATTTCTTAAATATGTCAACTTCTTATTTTTTGAGATTATATTAGTAATCTCAACCTTTTTTGAGATTATATCAGCTATGGTCTTTTTTATGAATACATTTCAGTTTATATTGGTTAGCTATAACCAAGATCAAAATCGTCATAGACTATAATAGGAGTCGTGTGTTAGGTTCTGATTCACCCACCTTTAATCCAAATTAGAGCCATTGGTTCCAAAAGAGAACCGGAGTACTTACCCTAATTCCTTAAGAGGGAGGTGTTATTTTGGTATGCTCTGTTTTGCATTGCATGAACTTAAAATGTCTCTAGTTCTTTTAATTTAGTAATGAGAGGTTCAATTCTACATTTAACTATTGGTGGGCCAGCacttatattaatataataacaatttatGTTATGAACTCATACTTTCTCTCGTGAATGCAAGACAAAAAGTTCGTCATATATGGTTTAATTTACTGACATGATTCATATTAGTTCAAAAGTTTGCCtagtatatatatgaatataacTGTAGTGacgtataatttaaaatatgaaatcaaaaaaaatatagcCGTTACACAGCAAGATTTTTCTGCAGATTCTGTAACGGTCAACATTTTAATTTGAATCAATTCATATGATATGTAACCTAACTGAGGGCATTTTTATTCATCGTACTCTATTAATTCCGTATCTTTCCGCCGTTGGCTAATCTAAGAAGAACAGGATCCATCCATTCTTCTTGTTCTTCGATTTAGTCGAAATCCTGCAGTTCCAAcactttaattttcaaatcttGGACTCGATTTTTGGGATTTAAAACGAGTGAGAATTGAAGATGTCCGCTGTAAACAACTCCTACAGCCAAGACAGAAACCCCAACACAAACACCCCAGCGGCCGATGCTCCGGCAGCGGCGCCATCAAAGCAGCCTTTGCCCACCGCGAATGCAGTGGATACGCAGTCTGTTTTGAGAAGGTGAGAGTCGGTGAATTCTGGAATTTTCTACTGGCCctaattttcttgatatttCTGTTGACCTTGTAAACTCTTATTATATGATGATACATGTGTGGTATTTTAGGGTTTTTATGATCCCTCGTCCTGATTTTTTTTATCCTGAGAGGGCGAGGGCGAATTAAATTTGTGGGTGTGAATTTGATTTTTATCTACGCAAACACGGGCCAATCCCCGATCTCTTCGAGtgattcataaattttttttaatgccgtatatatattgatttgtttttatttttttcattttttttcctttgtctCTAATGGAACCAAAAATGTTGTGGTAATAATGCCCTTGGTACTCTGATGTTACGGCAAAGTCTAACTCTTGTTGTTCCAATGAACAGGTTACAATCTGAGCTCATGGCACTTATGGTGAGTGACTATGAAATTCCACCAAGTATTTTTATTTGAGGGCCTCAAatgtaaaaattatatgaaCTTTCAGCggcctgaaatttttttttcttgttgtttTTCTTGAAATTATCTTTAGATGGGTGGTGATGCTGGCATATCAGCATTTCCAGAGGAGGACAACATTTTCTGCTGGAAAGGAACAATTACGGGGAGCAAAGATACGGTTTTCCAAGGAACGGAGTACAAACTATCCCTTTCCTTCCCAGCTGATTATCCTTTTAAACCTCCGAAGGTTAAGTTTGAGACCAGTTGCTTCCATCCCAATGTCGATTTGCACGGGAACATATGCCTGGATATATTACAGGTTGCTAGTGAATTGCAGCTACTGTGTTCTTGAATGCATTTACCCATTGTTTTCatgtaatttgattattttttttccgTATTTTTCACAGGATAAATGGTCGTCTGCTTATGATGTGAGGACTATCTTGCTATCAATTCAGAGTTTACTTGGAGGTAAAATACATTTTACTTCCTTGATTGGCCTAAAATTCGAGAAATTAACCCTTTGGATGCCTTCCGTGACTGTCTCTGATCTTATTTTCCTGCTTCTGATGGTATTATAGAGCCAAATACAAGCTCACCTCTTAACAACCTGGCGGCTACACTTTGGGAAAACCAAGAAGGTAATATCACACGCTATCTTACTTGAGATCTATTAGTCGCCTTGACAAATTCATGTATGCTATCTTTCATTCCTGAAAAGCTGTGGGGGTATATGTCTGATTTGAGTTTTGTTGCTTTGTCAATTGCAGAATATAGGAAGATGGTCGAGAAATTGTACAAGCAATCCACCTAAAAAATCGACCTAATGTTTTCTGCTGTGAAATATTGATCAAATACTACTTCTCAATTTCTTCTCAATGAAGGAAGAGATTGGTTTTTTACATGTTAGCATAGTTCTTTGCTTGTGGGAAAAATTGATGTCTGTTGATTGTTTTTTTACTGTTCTTTTACGTTGGTAGAAATCTTGGCTCAGAATGTTAGATTTTCGGACTTTCCATGATTGTGTTCCATACTCTGTTTTATCCTCATTAATAGCTCCCGAAACGACTCTGATCCAACTCTGTTTTAAActgaaataaatttatatttatggaTTTCTCGATTCAAAAACAAGTATTTTGTGAACATGTTAAAAACTCATAACATGCTACCATCACTGCTACAACTGTAATTATTGCCGCCGCTGCCGCCCCACCGCTGCTACGAACATATAGTTGTTGAGGAGGTCATAGAGGTTCTGGACTCACCAATAATATCAGTACATCCACAGTCAATCTGGATATATGTGTAACGGAAGAAGAACTGTATTGCAGCCATAGCTGATTTTTTGTCGGTGttatattatttatgtttagGTAGTTTCTACCAAAATGAGGGTCGTTTGACCATTATAATTCATTTTATGAACTTTATAAACCAAAACATAAGAAGGTATGGCCCAATGACCAAATatgtaaaacaaacaaaattcaaaaatcaaGAATGTAAACGGTTCTCTTACTACGATACAATTACATCATTGAGGATCACACAGTCATGGATTATGAATTATCAATGAGATTAGTTAAATTGAAGAGATTGAATCTATCATTAAAGAATTTAATGTAATGATCAAACTTAAAATAAGA
This window of the Primulina huaijiensis isolate GDHJ02 chromosome 3, ASM1229523v2, whole genome shotgun sequence genome carries:
- the LOC140972165 gene encoding ubiquitin-conjugating enzyme E2 19-like, producing MSAVNNSYSQDRNPNTNTPAADAPAAAPSKQPLPTANAVDTQSVLRRLQSELMALMMGGDAGISAFPEEDNIFCWKGTITGSKDTVFQGTEYKLSLSFPADYPFKPPKVKFETSCFHPNVDLHGNICLDILQDKWSSAYDVRTILLSIQSLLGEPNTSSPLNNLAATLWENQEEYRKMVEKLYKQST